From Populus trichocarpa isolate Nisqually-1 chromosome 19, P.trichocarpa_v4.1, whole genome shotgun sequence, a single genomic window includes:
- the LOC7475794 gene encoding uncharacterized protein LOC7475794 — translation MQKLLQRNPSSPLLCTSVSTNYFLFKNKNYSYISLSMPAATYFYSNSSSLAASLAKKLTLAPALPSRFYSTTACSASRCAVGLITNTPTRSWVVARPAWYCTVAGGQEGSVVTAAALAAGEGVRSSGDGDEEGKGEKIEKGAEEKAARLSRRQKGTGGDMEGNADLLIIPGVGPKNLRKLVEKGFTGMAELKQFYKDKFLGKSSETMVEYLQSSVGIIHKNHAESITTFIKESVDEELKDLNSDARPKPKKRLTFCVEGNISVGKTTFLKRIVSDTIELRDLVEVVPEPIDKWQDVGPDHFNILDAFYADPSRYAYTFQNYVFVTRVMQERESSGGLKPLRLMERSVFSDRMVFVRAVHEAKWMNEMEISIYDSWFDPVVSVLPGLIPDAFIYLRASPDTCHKRMMHRKRTEEGGVSLDYLRDLHDKHESWLFPFESGNHGVLSVSKLPLNLDNALHPDIRDRVFYLEGDHMHSSIQKVPALILDCEANIDFSRDVEAKENYARQVAEFFKHVKKMKEVPSTKGDGGVNQRKVVLPHEGGLLLPNGAHFPESALKSLDFTRAMSFMSGQ, via the exons ATGCAGAAGTTACTACAAAGAAACCCCTCAAGCCCCCTCCTCTGTACTTCTGTTTCTactaattattttctctttaaaaacaaaaactattccTATATTTCTCTTTCGATGCCAGCTGCTACTTATTTTTACAGTAATAGCTCCTCTTTAGCTGCCTCTTTAGCTAAAAAACTCACTCTCGCACCCGCACTGCCCTCCCGCTTCTATTCAACGACTGCCTGCAGTGCTTCCCGTTGCGCTGTTGGGCTTATAACAAATACCCCAACCAGGTCATGGGTGGTGGCACGGCCGGCGTGGTATTGCACAGTGGCGGGTGGGCAGGAAGGGTCTGTTGTGACTGCTGCGGCTTTGGCGGCTGGTGAAGGTGTGCGGAGTAGTGGGGATGGAGATGAGGAAGGAAAAGGTGAAAAGATTGAAAAGGGTGCGGAGGAAAAGGCCGCGAGGTTGAGTAGGAGGCAGAAGGGGACGGGTGGTGATATGGAGGGGAATGCTGATTTGTTGATAATTCCTGGTGTAGGGCCGAAGAATTTGAGGAAATTGGTGGAGAAAGGGTTCACAGGAATGGCTGAGCTTAAGCAGTTTTATAAGGATAAG TTTCTTGGAAAATCCAGCGAGACAATGGTTGAGTATTTACAGAGTTCTGTGGGAATTATTCACAAAAATCATGCTGAGAGCATAACAACTTTCATCAAAGAGAGCGTGGATGAAGAGTTAAAGGATTTGAATTCTGATGCAAGGCCCAAACCTAAGAAGCGACTCACGTTTTGTGTTGAGGGAAATATCAGTGTTGGAAAGACAACATTTCTTAAGAGAATAGTTAGTGATACAATTGAGCTACGAGATCTTGTTGAGGTGGTGCCTGAACCCATTGATAAGTGGCAGGATGTTGGGCCTGACCACTTTAATATACTTGATGCTTTCTATGCTGACCCATCAAGGTATGCCTATACCTTCCAGAATTATGTCTTTGTGACAAGGGTTATGCAGGAAAGAGAATCATCTGGTGGGCTGAAGCCACTCAGGTTGATGGAAAGAAGTGTCTTCAGCGACAGAATG GTCTTCGTACGAGCTGTGCATGAAGCAAAGTGGATGAATGAGATGGAGATCAGCATTTATGACTCCTGGTTTGATCCAGTTGTCTCAGTTTTGCCTGGGCTTATTCCTGATGCTTTCATCTACCTTAGAGCAAGTCCTGATACTTGCCACAAGAGAATGATGCATAGGAAAAGAACTGAGGAAGGTGGAGTCAGCCTAGATTATCTTCGTGACTTGCATGACAAGCATGAGAGCTGGCTTTTCCCATTTGAAAGTGGTAATCATGGGGTACTTTCTGTGAGTAAGCTACCTTTAAATTTGGATAATGCCCTACATCCTGATATAAGAGACAGGGTGTTCTATTTGGAAGGTGATCATATGCACTCAAGTATTCAAAAG GTCCCTGCTTTGATTCTTGACTGTGAAGCCAACATTGACTTCAGCAGGGATGTTGAAGCCAAGGAGAA CTATGCGCGCCAAGTTGCAGAGTTTTTCAAACAtgtgaagaaaatgaaggaagTTCCATCTACAAAGGGTGACGGTGGTGTTAACCAGCGAAAGGTCGTACTACCTCATGAAGGTGGATTGCTTTTACCAAACGGAGCACACTTCCCCGAGTCTGCTCTCAAATCCTTAGATTTTACTCGGGCAATGTCATTCATGTCTGGCCAGTGA
- the LOC7475795 gene encoding uncharacterized protein LOC7475795, with amino-acid sequence MALNNGLRSASKLFTASESLLSKSVNRGIHSTGVKRMGGGHGHDEPFYLHAKHMYNLDRMKYQKIKMPIAVFTAFSIGVLVPIYAVIFQQKKTASG; translated from the exons ATGGCGTTGAACAACGGTCTTAGATCCGCCTCCAAGCTATTCACTGCTTCCGAATCTCTTCTATCCAAGTCAG TGAATAGAGGTATCCACTCAACAGGGGTGAAGAGGATGGGAGGAGGTCATGGCCATGATGAACCATTCTATCTTCATGCAAAGCACATGTACAATTTGGACAGGATGAAgtatcagaaaatcaaaatgcctATTGCTGTATTCACTGCCTTCAGCATTGGAGTCCTGGTTCCTATCTATGCTGTCATTTTCCAGCAGAAAAAGACCGCATCTGGCTAG